The Pirellulimonas nuda genome includes a region encoding these proteins:
- a CDS encoding transposase has protein sequence MSRSEAMGMGRRERDRQDVLFVTAQQLPKSQGHAFYKRLNRLLSEAGFDRDIEKLCEPYYQPTGTRGRPSVPPGVYFRMLMVGYFEGIGSQRGIAWRCADSLSLREFLGVPLTEATPDHSTLSRVRDRLPLEVHQEVFRLVLQLAAQQGLLKGKTVAVDSTTLEADAAMKSIVRRDTGEDWKAYVIGLMKKEGVIEKGDEPSDEEVRRFDKKRKNKKVSNAEWVSTTDPSARITKLKDGRTHLAYKAEHVVDIDTELILAAEVYHGDHSDTKTLCDSVMEAQTHLSEAGLEAQIEEAVADKGYHAAEQLELVTSVGVRTYVPEPKRRGESRLSAKPVEQQRAVKGNRRRTKTAKNKRLQRLRSERVERSFAHVCDTGGSRRTWLRGIDKVRKRLLTSALVRNLGLVMRKLFGIGTPRGLQGEGGSAGLMQLAWLLIAAMKNLWDTHARLGARPTESRLQLLTVGGPQEYALRSTGC, from the coding sequence TTGAGCAGGAGCGAAGCGATGGGGATGGGAAGGCGAGAGCGGGATCGGCAGGACGTGTTGTTCGTGACGGCCCAGCAGCTGCCCAAGAGTCAGGGGCACGCGTTCTACAAGCGGCTCAATAGGCTGCTTTCCGAGGCGGGCTTCGACCGCGACATCGAGAAGTTGTGCGAGCCGTACTACCAGCCGACCGGCACGCGTGGGCGGCCGTCGGTCCCGCCGGGAGTCTACTTCCGGATGTTGATGGTGGGTTACTTCGAGGGGATCGGTTCACAGCGGGGCATCGCGTGGCGGTGCGCCGACAGCCTCAGCCTGCGGGAGTTCCTGGGCGTTCCGCTGACCGAGGCGACCCCCGATCACTCGACGCTCAGCCGGGTCCGCGACCGCCTGCCGCTGGAAGTCCACCAGGAAGTGTTCCGGCTGGTGCTGCAACTGGCGGCGCAGCAGGGGCTGCTAAAAGGCAAGACGGTAGCGGTCGATTCGACTACCCTTGAAGCCGATGCGGCGATGAAGAGCATCGTGCGGCGCGACACAGGAGAAGACTGGAAGGCGTACGTCATTGGCTTGATGAAGAAGGAAGGAGTGATCGAAAAAGGAGACGAGCCGAGCGACGAAGAGGTCCGCCGCTTCGATAAGAAGCGGAAGAACAAAAAGGTCTCGAACGCCGAGTGGGTCAGCACGACCGACCCGAGCGCACGGATCACCAAGCTCAAGGACGGCCGCACGCATTTGGCGTACAAGGCGGAGCACGTGGTCGATATCGATACGGAGCTGATCTTGGCGGCAGAGGTCTATCACGGCGACCACAGCGACACGAAGACCCTCTGCGACAGCGTGATGGAGGCGCAGACGCACCTGTCAGAGGCTGGGCTGGAAGCGCAGATCGAAGAAGCGGTTGCCGACAAGGGCTACCACGCTGCCGAGCAGCTGGAACTGGTCACGTCGGTCGGGGTGCGGACGTATGTGCCGGAGCCCAAGCGCCGCGGCGAGTCGCGTCTGAGCGCCAAGCCAGTCGAGCAGCAGCGCGCGGTGAAGGGTAACCGCCGGCGGACCAAGACCGCCAAGAACAAACGGCTCCAGCGGCTGAGGAGTGAACGGGTCGAGCGCAGCTTCGCCCACGTGTGCGACACCGGCGGGTCACGCCGCACATGGCTGCGGGGGATCGACAAGGTGAGGAAGCGGTTACTGACGTCGGCGCTGGTGCGGAACCTGGGCCTGGTAATGCGGAAGCTGTTCGGGATCGGCACGCCGAGGGGCCTGCAGGGCGAAGGTGGCTCCGCCGGGCTTATGCAGCTCGCCTGGCTTCTCATCGCAGCGATGAAGAACTTGTGGGACACACATGCTCGCCTGGGAGCCCGGCCTACAGAGTCACGCCTCCAACTGCTCACAGTTGGCGGGCCACAGGAGTATGCGCTTAGATCAACGGGCTGCTAG
- a CDS encoding GH39 family glycosyl hydrolase, producing the protein MDLDTEVGQMYRFWDVYPVTDQSPFLDEQQLSRLKQKYRYARFINCVRLFGGKDSKKDDYFRGVDARGQAICDFSEALAMLSGIRSCGFTPWIVLDNVPAEMSENPTKNLYGNTEPPASFDLWSSYVRQFARALVEEFGVEEVAQWRFRVGTEPDFSPGHWTGTQQQYLKHYDYTVAAVRSVLPSASIGPGNVIAPLRGRKQKSWAPAIINHCATGTNHVSGSTGTPLDVFGSSYYTSVGRSDIQFDAVVEFLREEIGNHPQFDSVPVEIHEFGILSEGGKQIAGDGTEFGSSWLAHMSEKIYRNDVRRVYQWDWNTDKGGNIPTPLTHVMDMLEEMAGGTRLSVESDQMSEMDHIGCIAARNGDVVNLIVFRHLAERSNGNKVLVRLTLDGGSFVEKELSVTRANLLDGEHAGFMAERNADMKHVRAKVADNAKTHAITRKVMAAHRAKYEELSKLHSVDPLPKPTVDSLGRMHFDLMLDGHAVVVLQLR; encoded by the coding sequence GTGGACCTCGATACTGAGGTAGGCCAGATGTACAGGTTTTGGGACGTCTATCCAGTCACTGACCAATCGCCCTTCCTCGACGAGCAGCAATTAAGTCGACTCAAGCAGAAGTATCGGTACGCACGATTTATTAATTGCGTGCGGCTGTTTGGCGGCAAAGACTCAAAGAAAGACGACTACTTCCGGGGAGTCGATGCACGAGGCCAAGCAATCTGCGATTTCTCAGAGGCGCTGGCGATGCTCTCCGGTATCCGGAGCTGTGGATTTACGCCGTGGATCGTGTTGGACAACGTTCCCGCCGAGATGAGTGAGAACCCTACAAAAAACCTCTACGGAAACACAGAGCCACCTGCAAGTTTTGATCTTTGGAGCAGCTACGTCCGGCAGTTCGCTCGAGCGCTAGTTGAGGAGTTTGGAGTCGAAGAGGTTGCTCAATGGCGTTTCCGGGTTGGGACCGAACCAGACTTCAGCCCCGGTCACTGGACTGGCACGCAGCAGCAATATCTTAAGCACTACGACTACACGGTCGCGGCAGTCCGAAGCGTGCTGCCCTCTGCCAGTATCGGGCCTGGAAACGTTATCGCCCCACTAAGAGGCCGGAAGCAGAAGTCGTGGGCGCCTGCAATCATTAACCATTGTGCAACGGGAACGAATCATGTTTCCGGGTCGACGGGGACTCCGCTCGATGTCTTCGGATCATCGTACTACACCTCCGTCGGGAGGTCGGACATACAGTTCGATGCCGTGGTTGAGTTCTTGCGGGAAGAGATTGGTAACCACCCCCAGTTTGACTCAGTCCCCGTAGAGATCCATGAGTTTGGAATCCTCAGTGAAGGCGGAAAGCAGATAGCCGGCGACGGGACTGAGTTCGGAAGTTCGTGGCTCGCTCATATGTCGGAAAAGATCTATCGAAACGACGTCCGTCGCGTCTATCAGTGGGACTGGAACACCGACAAAGGAGGGAACATTCCAACACCACTTACCCATGTCATGGACATGCTCGAAGAGATGGCTGGCGGGACGCGGCTTTCTGTCGAATCAGATCAAATGAGCGAAATGGACCATATTGGCTGCATAGCCGCTAGAAACGGCGACGTAGTCAATCTGATTGTGTTTCGTCACCTCGCTGAGCGATCCAACGGCAACAAGGTTTTGGTCCGTCTTACGTTGGACGGAGGTTCATTTGTCGAGAAGGAATTGTCCGTAACTCGCGCTAATCTACTTGATGGGGAACACGCTGGATTTATGGCCGAACGCAACGCAGACATGAAGCATGTCCGGGCAAAGGTGGCCGACAATGCCAAAACGCATGCGATCACGAGGAAGGTCATGGCGGCACATCGGGCCAAGTACGAGGAGTTGAGTAAGCTCCATTCCGTTGACCCGCTACCCAAACCGACCGTCGATTCTTTGGGCCGGATGCACTTTGATCTGATGCTGGACGGCCACGCCGTTGTCGTTCTTCAATTAAGGTAG
- a CDS encoding DUF6429 family protein, translating into MPYDSDRIDDAVLALLTLTAHQEDEFGARAWKGHDWDALNRLHEKGLLFDPVSKSKSVVMTPEGLARGRALFDRLFARSD; encoded by the coding sequence ATGCCATATGACAGCGACAGAATCGATGATGCTGTCCTCGCACTCCTCACGTTGACAGCTCACCAGGAAGACGAGTTTGGGGCCCGCGCCTGGAAAGGCCATGATTGGGACGCCCTCAACCGTCTTCATGAGAAGGGCCTCCTGTTCGACCCTGTGTCCAAATCGAAGTCCGTGGTCATGACGCCTGAAGGGTTGGCCAGGGGTCGCGCGTTGTTTGACAGGCTTTTCGCAAGAAGCGATTGA
- a CDS encoding AAA family ATPase, which translates to MSLSETLQEHVRACFSGLWITSHEHPDALEEIATLCRAENWRAWGWDVELGAWGTVSAVPATASDPVSAVRLLDHAPRDAGATLLVLPNFHRYLSSVEVVQAVTRQVEVGRRRSTFVVVIAPVVQLPPELERLFVVIEHALPDRKQLAEIARGVATERGELPKGPGFEQLIDAASGLSRYEAEGAFALSLVRQRRLTPETLWSLKAQTLAQGGLVTLHRGGGSFDQLGGLESLKGFCRRALRPRPSDSKSGASIRPQGVLLLGVPGTGKSAIAKAIGAETGRPTLVLDVGRLMGSLVGQTEERTRGALASIDAMAPCVLFVDELDKALSGVGGQNGGQAGDSGVQSRLFGSLLSWLADHESDVFVVATANDVSRLPPELTRAERFDAVFFLDLPGRQQKDAIWKIHRSSLGIAPGQRRPADDDWTGAEVRSCCRLARLLDLPLVEAARHVVPIASTAAESVARLRGWASGRCLSADTPGVYRSAAAAPRQGRRRRVKRLDPSDN; encoded by the coding sequence ATGTCGCTCTCCGAAACCCTCCAGGAGCACGTGCGGGCGTGCTTCTCGGGGCTGTGGATCACCAGCCACGAACACCCCGACGCCCTCGAAGAGATCGCCACGCTGTGCCGCGCCGAGAACTGGCGGGCGTGGGGCTGGGACGTCGAGCTGGGCGCGTGGGGCACGGTCTCTGCCGTCCCGGCGACCGCCTCGGACCCGGTCTCTGCCGTGCGGCTGTTGGACCACGCCCCCCGAGACGCGGGCGCCACGCTGCTGGTGCTGCCCAACTTCCACCGCTACCTCAGCTCGGTAGAAGTCGTGCAGGCCGTCACCCGCCAGGTCGAAGTAGGACGCCGGCGTTCGACGTTCGTGGTCGTGATCGCCCCGGTGGTGCAGCTGCCGCCCGAGCTGGAACGGTTGTTCGTGGTGATCGAGCACGCCCTGCCCGACAGGAAGCAGCTGGCGGAGATCGCCCGCGGCGTCGCCACCGAGCGCGGAGAACTCCCCAAGGGGCCCGGCTTCGAGCAGCTCATTGATGCGGCCAGCGGCCTGTCGCGGTACGAGGCCGAGGGGGCGTTCGCGCTGAGCCTGGTGCGCCAGCGGCGGCTCACCCCCGAGACGCTGTGGTCGCTCAAGGCCCAGACGCTCGCCCAGGGGGGGCTGGTGACGCTCCACCGGGGCGGCGGCTCCTTCGACCAGCTCGGCGGGCTCGAGTCGCTGAAGGGGTTTTGTCGCCGGGCGCTGCGTCCCCGGCCCAGCGACAGCAAGTCAGGCGCCAGCATCCGCCCCCAAGGGGTTTTGTTGTTGGGGGTGCCCGGGACCGGCAAGAGTGCCATCGCCAAGGCGATCGGCGCCGAGACGGGGCGTCCGACTTTGGTGCTGGACGTCGGCCGGCTGATGGGCTCGCTGGTCGGCCAGACCGAGGAGCGGACGCGCGGGGCACTGGCGTCGATCGACGCGATGGCGCCCTGCGTGCTGTTCGTCGATGAGCTCGACAAGGCCCTGTCCGGCGTCGGCGGCCAAAACGGGGGCCAGGCCGGCGACTCCGGGGTGCAGTCGCGGCTGTTCGGTTCGCTGTTGAGCTGGCTGGCGGACCACGAGTCGGACGTGTTCGTGGTGGCGACCGCCAACGACGTCTCGCGGCTGCCGCCCGAGCTGACGCGGGCCGAGCGGTTCGACGCGGTGTTCTTCCTCGACCTCCCCGGGAGGCAGCAGAAGGACGCGATCTGGAAGATCCACCGCTCGTCGCTCGGCATCGCCCCCGGCCAGCGCCGTCCCGCGGACGACGACTGGACCGGCGCCGAGGTCCGCTCGTGCTGCCGGCTGGCGCGGCTGCTCGACCTGCCGCTGGTCGAGGCGGCCAGGCACGTGGTGCCGATCGCCTCGACGGCGGCCGAGTCGGTCGCCCGGCTGCGGGGCTGGGCCAGCGGCCGCTGCTTGAGTGCGGACACGCCGGGGGTCTATCGGTCTGCGGCGGCGGCCCCTAGGCAGGGCCGGCGTCGCCGGGTGAAGCGGCTGGATCCTTCGGACAACTAG
- a CDS encoding DUF2997 domain-containing protein produces the protein MKSIEIIVSPQGEARIETRGYAGAACQDASRLLEAALGVRQSEQLTSAFFQQPVSVPSHLSAGGHTNPS, from the coding sequence ATGAAGTCGATCGAAATCATCGTCTCGCCCCAGGGCGAGGCCCGCATCGAGACCCGCGGCTACGCCGGCGCCGCCTGCCAGGACGCCAGCCGGCTGCTGGAGGCGGCGCTGGGCGTCCGGCAGTCGGAGCAGCTGACCTCTGCCTTCTTCCAGCAACCCGTGAGTGTCCCGTCCCACCTTTCTGCTGGAGGCCACACGAACCCGTCCTAA
- a CDS encoding DUF1257 domain-containing protein: protein MSHIVTIQTEVRCRESVTAACRRLQLPQPTEGTHRLFTNQATGLAVTLPAWRYPVVCELPTGTLRYDHYGGRWGDPRQLDRFLQGYAVERATLVARRSGHAVHEEPLSDGSIRLVVQMEGAA, encoded by the coding sequence GTGAGTCACATCGTCACCATCCAGACCGAGGTCCGCTGCCGGGAGTCGGTCACGGCCGCCTGCCGGCGGCTCCAGCTCCCACAACCCACCGAAGGAACCCACCGGCTGTTCACCAACCAAGCGACCGGGCTGGCGGTCACGCTCCCCGCGTGGCGTTACCCCGTGGTGTGCGAGCTCCCCACCGGCACGCTCCGCTACGACCACTACGGCGGCCGCTGGGGCGACCCGCGGCAGCTCGACCGGTTCCTGCAGGGCTACGCCGTCGAGCGGGCCACGCTGGTCGCCCGGCGGAGCGGGCACGCGGTGCACGAAGAACCGCTCTCCGACGGCTCGATCCGCCTCGTCGTCCAAATGGAGGGCGCCGCATGA
- a CDS encoding recombinase family protein, giving the protein MILLNPPLEARDGHTLRVLAICRISSTDAAKQDVRSLDDQENLIRNWVASHWEGPADMKVIAGRGSGERLDRQESRDAEDALETRQYDLVISEDLGRIFRRMQAFEFCEIAEDYDTRVIALNDHVDTGAEGWRISAFFASMRHEMYNADTANRIRRTHNNRFRQGGVVQFVIFGYEKPLGAKNDIELRKADGAEAIYDRWFSMLEEGASFAEVADWLNAENVPVGKYCRGTRWTGEMVSRTSRDPLLKGQRVRNRVVTKRVNSTGRRRSVRQEPEGWIIRECPHLQMIDPNRFDRVGRMLKKRNAKNSRKRSGSSDPRAHVPRKRTLWPGQHLKCGVCGRTLGHFGTKERPTLMCSGADEYRCWNSVCLNAKVAGEKLSEAIMAAVSGLPEFDTELLARVEAQADEAFTERGAALATAQRAADSARRRVDNLAEAVAASGCSAVLLDHLRTAEDRCREMTAEVSRLERLGAERTPAPSIERVRAAAMNSVAGLAIESQEFGRVMHDLAPEITVYPVRGVDGGRIHFRAVVRLDASCFAENLDEMPSAQDALRIELEVDLFDPPKPMAVLNQAVAMLCADGAKMKQREAAAALGTSQPAVQRALKLHRLMQELGLGSPWRQVLTPPEDDSKLRRYRHPRYRFEPLEGFPRMLSGGAPSPPS; this is encoded by the coding sequence ATGATCCTGCTCAATCCTCCCCTCGAAGCCCGCGATGGCCACACGCTGCGCGTGTTGGCAATCTGCCGAATCAGCAGCACGGATGCCGCCAAACAGGACGTTCGTTCCTTGGACGACCAAGAGAATCTCATCCGCAACTGGGTCGCAAGTCACTGGGAAGGCCCCGCCGACATGAAGGTGATCGCCGGACGCGGAAGCGGGGAGCGGCTCGATCGCCAGGAGTCGCGGGACGCCGAAGACGCGCTGGAAACGCGGCAGTACGACCTGGTGATCTCCGAAGACCTGGGCCGCATCTTCCGCCGGATGCAGGCGTTCGAGTTCTGCGAGATCGCCGAGGACTACGACACGCGGGTGATCGCCCTGAACGATCACGTGGACACGGGCGCAGAAGGCTGGCGGATCTCTGCCTTCTTCGCGTCGATGCGGCACGAGATGTACAACGCCGACACCGCCAATCGCATCCGGCGTACGCACAACAACCGCTTCCGCCAGGGGGGCGTGGTGCAGTTTGTGATCTTCGGCTACGAGAAGCCGCTGGGCGCCAAGAACGATATCGAGCTCCGCAAGGCGGACGGCGCCGAGGCGATCTACGACCGGTGGTTCTCGATGCTCGAGGAGGGGGCGTCGTTCGCGGAAGTGGCCGACTGGCTCAACGCTGAGAACGTTCCGGTGGGCAAGTACTGCCGGGGAACCCGTTGGACCGGTGAGATGGTCTCCCGCACGAGCAGGGATCCGCTCCTCAAAGGGCAGCGCGTCCGCAATCGCGTAGTCACCAAGCGGGTCAATAGCACCGGCCGGCGTCGCTCGGTCCGCCAGGAGCCCGAGGGCTGGATCATCCGAGAGTGCCCGCACTTGCAGATGATTGACCCCAATCGCTTCGACCGAGTCGGACGGATGCTGAAGAAGCGTAACGCCAAGAACAGCCGCAAGCGGTCCGGTAGCAGCGACCCTCGTGCCCACGTGCCGCGTAAGCGGACCCTGTGGCCCGGCCAGCACTTGAAGTGTGGGGTGTGCGGCCGCACGCTCGGCCACTTCGGCACCAAAGAACGTCCCACGCTGATGTGCAGCGGAGCGGACGAGTACCGGTGCTGGAATTCGGTCTGCCTGAACGCGAAGGTCGCGGGCGAGAAACTCTCTGAGGCGATCATGGCGGCCGTCTCGGGGCTTCCCGAGTTCGACACGGAGCTGCTCGCCCGAGTCGAAGCACAGGCCGACGAGGCGTTCACGGAACGGGGCGCCGCACTCGCCACCGCCCAGCGTGCGGCGGATTCGGCAAGGCGGCGCGTCGACAATCTGGCAGAGGCCGTGGCGGCGTCCGGATGCAGCGCAGTGCTGCTGGACCACCTCCGCACCGCTGAGGATCGGTGCCGTGAGATGACGGCCGAAGTGTCGCGGCTGGAACGCCTCGGCGCGGAGCGTACGCCAGCGCCTTCGATTGAACGCGTGCGGGCCGCGGCGATGAACTCGGTCGCGGGATTGGCGATTGAGTCGCAGGAATTTGGACGCGTCATGCACGACCTGGCGCCCGAGATCACGGTCTATCCCGTCCGGGGCGTTGATGGCGGGAGGATCCACTTTCGCGCCGTCGTGCGGCTCGACGCCAGCTGCTTTGCTGAGAACCTGGACGAGATGCCGTCGGCTCAGGACGCTCTGCGGATTGAACTGGAAGTTGACCTATTCGACCCGCCCAAGCCGATGGCGGTTCTGAACCAAGCAGTCGCGATGCTGTGCGCCGACGGCGCCAAGATGAAGCAGCGAGAAGCTGCCGCTGCGCTGGGAACCTCTCAACCCGCGGTGCAGCGGGCGCTAAAGCTCCACCGCCTGATGCAAGAGCTTGGCCTGGGTTCGCCGTGGCGGCAGGTGCTGACGCCCCCCGAGGATGACAGCAAGCTCCGCCGCTACCGCCACCCGCGTTACCGCTTTGAACCGCTGGAAGGGTTTCCGCGCATGCTGTCCGGAGGCGCCCCCAGCCCGCCCTCGTAG